A window of Photobacterium toruni genomic DNA:
GTAAGCCATTGTTTTATAATGAATGTACAGCTTGTACAGCTTTTTATGTTATATATCTCAAAAGCAATTAGCCCATGATGTTACTTTTAATTTATTGCTAATTTTTTGCAGCTCACCATTAAAAAAAATCATCGTGGCAGATCTCGATTTTTTATTGATTTACGTGCATAGTCGCGCCTCATCCAGCAGCCCTTTATCGTATTAGGCGTTCGCCAAACGTCGTCGCTGCTGCCAACTCGCTCCCTAACATGAGTATCGCAATGAAAATTGGCATTTTGTCACAGGACGCAAACTTATATTCAACCCGCCGTTTGCGTGAGGCTTGTCAACAACGAGGCCATGAAGCGGTTATTATCAATGCCCTTCGCTGTTATATGAACATCAACTCAGTCCAACCATCAATTCATTTTGAAGGCACTGATCTTATTGGCTTTGATGCCATCATTCCCCGTATTGGCTCAGACATTACCTTTTATGGTTGTGCAGTATTACGTCAATTTGAAATGATGGATGTGTTTTCTGTAAATCAATCTATTGCGATTTCACGCTCTCGTGACAAATTACGTTCATTACAATTATTGAGTCGCCAAGGTGTTGGCATGCCAGTGACTGGTTTTGCGAGTAAACCTGATGATGTATTAGATCTGATTAAAATGGTTGGCGGTGCACCATTAGTTATTAAACTATTGGAGGGCACTCAAGGCATTGGAGTCGTACTTGCGGAAACCCAAAAAGCGGCGGAAAGTGTTATTGAAGCATTTATGGGCTTAAAAGCCCACATTATGGTTCAAGAATATATAGAAGAAGCCGGTGGTGCAGATATTCGTTGTTTTGTGATTGGTGATAAAGTCATTGCCTCAATGAAACGTCAAGCAGCAGAAGGCGAGTTCCGTTCAAACTTACACCGCGGTGGTAGCGCGTCATTAGTTCGCATTACCCCAGAGGAACGTAAAACAGCGATTGCCGCAGCCAAAGCCATGGGACTCAGTGTCGCTGGGGTTGATTTATTACGCTCTAAACGTGGACCGCTGATCATGGAGGTTAACTCCTCTCCAGGTCTAGAAGGCATTGAAGCGGCAACAGGCAAAGATATCGCAGGTATGATTATTGACTATATTGAAAAAAATGCCGGAAAGAGCCGTCGTCACTTGCAAAATCAATAACTTAAAATGAATCTAATCTAATAAGCAGCCTTTTATGGCTGCTTTTTTATTACTTAGATAATAACGAACACATTTTATCAAAAAAATCAGCTAAAAGGTGTACGTTTTCACTGTTTTATAATAAAAGCAAAACCATAATATAACTCATTGATATTAAACAAAAAATAAACGTACAGCTTTTTATGGTTTTTACCCAACGAACTAAAGCTTTAAGCTTTCCATGTTACAATTACCTAAATCAGTCATACTCTACAAAATCTCTCTTTGATACCATCCTCAAAGAGAGTATTACCGACAATAATGTGACCGCTAGAACACACAATCATCAAGGTATTGATTAGTGCTACCTCATATAATCAAATTACGCTAACGTATAAACCATATAGTGTTCATAAAACAAAGAAAGGATAAGTAATGATTGATTTTAATTATGCCGTTGAAATGGTAGAAGATGAACAGGCATATAGCATGGGGCAGGTAAATACCAATGACGTTCCAGCAGAAGCGCTTACCACTTATACCCAGCTACTATCACAATTACTACAACAGCCAGAACAAGGTAAGCGTTATGCCGGATTTGGCTTTGAAGGTGCAGAGAAATTAGCATTCAGTGCCTTACAAATTACCGAACACGATCAAATTGGTGCAGGGATGGTTTATAACCCAGACGATAATGGTGACAATTTTGTCTTAATTGGCCGTGTCTTCTTTAGCATCAAAGAAAGTAAAGTTTCATTCAACATGGAACCAAATGCTGATGATGTACTCGTGCAAGGTGATGTTGACTTACGTGGTTACATTCAATCATTTGTGATTTGCTTTATGGCGGCATGGGTTGCTTTAAATCAAGAACATCTACCTAACTAATGAGTGATCGCTATCTTCGTTAGCGCACATATTTAGATTGCCTCTGTTTATTACAGGGGCTTTTTTTATCTCACCGATTAACAACGGTCTTTGAGTTAAGCTCCCCTTTTAACATTGTACAGCTATATTTTATATTTTCAGCTTTTTTATGTACATAACTAAAGAATCCAATGTCATTATTAAAAATACATGTAAGGTGCTGATTATTATAAACAAAATAATCGTACAGCTTTTCATGCTTTTTACCACAGTAACTTCGTCTCATGGTGTTACTTTAACAGCCACTTATACTCTTCCGAAAAAGTTTAAATTTAATACTCATTAGATACTCAATACACCAATACTATGAAGCTATGAAGCTATGAAGCTATGAAGCTATGGAATTTTAACATACCTTTTCATCGCTCAATTTACTTACAAATAATCAGCTAAAAGCTATATTTTTCACAAAAAACCACTAAAACATAAAATAAAAGCATAACAATTAAAAATATAATATTAATTAAAAAGCAAATAAAAAATTAAATAGCCATACAGTTACTTAAAACACCCACGAACAGTAAAAAGATTAAATATATAGTTAAAGTTGTACTTGGTCATTTTTTGTTTTTTATCTATACGTTTATTCCAATCGTGATCAGGTTTAATTTATTGAATACTGGGCTTAACTCTATTGTGAACAATATAATCGTTCTAGCCATTATAAACTGTTCACCTTTTTGCAAAAAATTCAGCTAATAGATGTACGTTTTTCTCGTGCTTTCCATTATTTCCAAATACTTATTTAAGTTATTGTTTTTATTTGGTTTTATTTTCGTGCAGCTTTTTGAGGAATATTCCCAGTGAACTGTGTACATCAGATAGGTAACAAGAAGGGAGAGAGGGGAAAATAACAATAATAAAAAAGTCGAGCTATGCTCGACTTTTATGACACAGATATTTATAACACAGAGATCTTAATCTCTAAGGTTATAAATGGGCTTACATCATACCGCCCATGCCACCCATGCCGCCCATACCGCCCATATCAGGCATAGAAGGAGCATCAGAGGCTTTATCAGTGATCATCGCTTCTGTCGTGATCATAAGACCCGCTACAGAGGCTGCAAACTGAAGTGCTGAACGGGTAACTTTTGTTGGGTCAAGAATACCCATATCAATCATATCGCCATATTCGCCCGTTGCAGCGTTGTAACCATAGTTACCTTCACCAGCGCGAACATTATTAGCAACAACAGATTCTTCATCACCTGCGTTCTTAACAATTTGACGAAGTGGAGCTTCCATTGCACGAAGTGCTACACGAATACCCACATTTTGCTCTTCGTTATCACCAACAAGGTTAACAACTTTAGACGCAGCACGGATAAGTGCTACACCACCACCCGCTACAACGCCTTCTTCAACCGCAGCACGAGTTGCATGTAGTGCATCTTCTACGCGATCTTTCTTCTCTTTCATTTCAACTTCAGTTGCAGCGCCAACCTTGATAACAGCGACACCGCCAGCAAGTTTAGCTACACGCTCTTGAAGTTTTTCTTTGTCGTAATCAGACGTTGCATCTTCGATTTGTTGACGAATCTGAGCAACACGCCCTTGAATCATTGTTTCTTCACCAGCACCATCAATGATAGTGGTAGTTTCTTTGGTAATCGTAATACGCTTAGCTTGACCAAGATCTTCTAGCTGAACTTTTTCAAGCTCTAGACCAATCTCTTCAGAGATAACAGTACCTGATGTTAGTACCGCGATATCTTGTAGCATTGCTTTACGACGATCGCCAAAGCCAGGTGCTTTAACAGCAGCAACTTTAACGATACCACGCATGTTGTTCACAACTAATGTTGCTAGCGCTTCGCCTTCAACGTCTTCTGCAACGATAAGTAGTGGACGAGATGCTTTTGCTACGCCCTCTAGTGCAGGAAGAAGCTCACGAATGTTCGATACTTTCTTATCAACCAATAGGATAAATGGACTTTCTAGATCCACAGAGCCCGCTTCTTGGTTGTTGATGAAGTATGGAGATAGGTAACCACGGTCAAACTGCATACCTTCAACAACATCTAGCTCGTCTTGAAGTGCTTGACCTTCTTCAACCGTAATAACACCATCACGGCCTACTTTTTCCATTGCTTCTGCAATAAGGTTACCAACAGTTGTGTCAGAGTTTGCAGAGATAGTACCTACTTGCGCGATAGCTTTGGTATCAGCACAAGGAACAGATAATGCTTTTAGTTCTTCAACCGCAGCAACAACAGCTTTGTCGATACCACGCTTAAGATCCATTGGGTTCATACCCGCAGCAACGGCTTTTAGACCTTCAGCAATAATTGCTTGTGCAAGTACTGTTGCTGTTGTTGTACCGTCGCCCGCAGCGTCATTTGCTTGTGAAGCAACTTCTTTAACCATTTGTGCGCCCATGTTTTGGAACTTATCTTCAAGTTCAATTTCACGAGCAACAGAAACACCATCTTTAGTGATAGTAGGTGCACCAAATGATTTATCTAATACAACATTACGGCCTTTAGGACCTAATGTTACTTTTACCGCATCAGCCAGAATATTTACGCCTTCTAGCATTTTAATTCGTGCGTCGTTACCAAACTTAACGTCTTTAGCAGCCATCTTGGGATTTCCTTTCTTAATTTTTAATTTAATGTGATCGGATTATTCAACGATTGCCATAATGTCATTTTCAGACATGATAAGAACTTCTTTACCGTCAATTTTTTCAGTTTTAGTGCCGTAGCCTTCTGCAAAAATAACCACGTCGCCCACTTGTACATCTAGTGGTTGTACGGTGCCATTTTCTAGAATGCGACCTTTACCTACAGCAAGAATTTTACCGCGAGTAGATTTTTCAGCCGCAGAACCAGTTAACACGATGCCACCGGCAGACTTAGATTCAACTTCTTGGCGTTCAACGATAACACGGTCGTGTAAAGGACGAATGTTCATTGGTCGTCTCTCCTGATAATTAAGGTAATGTCCATGATTTGAAGCCAACAAGCACTCACTTGTATGACTTTCTATATGGGTAAGATGTTGGGTCTAATTTCTAAATCCCAAGGTTAAAGGCGCTTTTTTTTGTTATTTATTTGAGAAATTTTGCCCGATCACACACTTTGCATTAGGGTATGCGGGCATCCTTATTTTGAGACCATTATGGCAACACTACCCAAGTCAGATAAACATGGATTATTATCAGCCCCCATTCCTGATGCATTACGTCGTTTAACGGTGCCAATGGTATTTGGCATGATTGCGATTTTAATGTTTAACTTAGTTGATACTTTTTTTATTTCACGCTTGGGCACTAATGCACTTGCCGCTGTTAGTTTTACCTTTCCCGTCACCTTTGGTTTGAACTGTATCACTATGGGAATGAACGTGGGTATATCAACCAGTATTGGACGTATGCTCGGTCAAGGTGATAGCCACAGTGCCGCACGTATAACCACGCATGGACTATTATTGAGCCTGTTATTAATGATCATAGGTTCGATCATTGGCTTACTCACCATTAAGCCTTTATTTACCTTAATGGGTGCATCAAGTGAATTATTACCGATCATCGAGCAATATATGACGGTATGGTACATCGCGATCCCGTTACTGGTGATCCCAATGGCAGGAAATAGTGCCATTCGCGCAACGGGTGATGCTAAAAGCCCAGCGAAGATCATGGTGATCGCAGGGGTTATTAACGGCTTATTAGATCCGCTATTGATCTTTGGTTACGGTCCTTTTCCTGCATTAGGCGTAAAAGGCGCAGCCATTGCTAGTGGTATTAGTTGGATATTTGCCCTTATCGCCTCATTACATCTGCTTTATAACCGTGAGAAATTACTGATTTTTCCGCAGTGGCGTAGATTAAAAAATGATTGGCAGCAAATCTTGCATATTGGTGCTCCCGCGGGTTTATCAACAGCACTAAACCCACTCTCTGGCGCTTTATTAATGGCCATGCTAGCGAGCCAAAGTACTGCATCAGTTGCCGCTTATGGTGCTGCAATGCGAGTTGAATCATTATTAGTGATCGTAATGATGGCACTCAGTTCGGCATTAATGCCTTTTATGGCGCAAAACTTAGGCGCACAAAAGCCACAACGAGCATTTAGCGCACTGTTTACTGCTATGCATTTTGCTATCGGCTTTCAATTATTAGTTTTTATTGCGATGGTGCCACTGAGCATGCCGCTGGCAGCACTATTTTCCAAAGACAGCGTAGTTCAAAATCAATTGTGGCATTATTTATTAGTCGTTCCTGCCAGTTATGGATTGCAGGCCATTTGCATGCTGCTCATTAGTGCATTAAATGCCTTACATAAAACAATTAATGCTCTATGTTGGAATCTATTACGACTTTTTGTATTACTCGTGCCCGCCGCATGGATAGGTAGCTATATTTATGGCACTGAGGGATTGTTTATTGGTATTACTATCGCAAATATCATCAGTGGTATTGGTGCTTATTGTTACGCATTAAAACTCCGTAAAAACACACTGTCATCACCACCATTAATATGAATAGCATGAATAAAAAAAGCAGCCAAAGCTGCTTTTTTTTATTCATAATATTTTAGCTTATTTCATGTCCCATTTACGGTAAACGATGAGTGGAATTGTTATTATTATGGTCATCTTTACGTTCGTACTCACCATCAAATACATCACCATCAGTAGTATCATGTGAATGAGTCTGATGTGAAAAGCCACCACCAAAGTGATTAAAACCACGTTGAAGAACCACTTTTTGTATTAAAATTTGTGCAATCTTCCCCCTTAATAGAGGTACTAATAATACAATCCCTAACACATCAGTCATAAATCCTGGCGTTAATAATAATACTCCAGCAACAACAAGCAGCATCCCTTCCACGATTTCTTGAGTTGGCACTTCACCTTGTTGCAACTTGTGCTGAACAGAATTTAAGGTTGTAATTCCTTGACTTCTAACCAACGATGCTCCAATAACCGCCGTAAAAAAAACAATCGCAATGGTTGGCCATAATCCTAATAAGCCCCCAACTTGAATAAATAAGCCAATTTCAACCATCGGCACCACAATAAATAGCAACATTAATAGTGGAAACACACATTCCTCTCTACTTTAATAGTTTCACGCTAGTGCATAGCTACAGACATTACCTGATTATCATCTCAATTACCCATGACAAATTTCATTCACATATCTATAAGTATTAACAAATAATATAACATTACAATTTGAGTTAGCTCCAAAAATAGTCATGCACGCCCTTACAATTCATTCACATCTTGTCATTTTTATTCATTTAAAGCATAAAATGACGTGCTACTGTTAACAGAAACTGTGAAAGAGATCGCGTTTCTGTGCAAATATTAACAAGCTCTCTTAAAAAGTGATCTGGGTTATGTTTTTAGCTGTTGAGGGGAGTATTATCGGCACCAATTAAGGTGTCAGGTATGATCATCTCGCCACAACTTTGCGACAATGGATTATCGCTACAACTGTTGGCTTACTTATTGATTTTTAATTACAAAGTTTTGTAAAGGGCTATATTATGTCTCAGATGATTGATCTTGAAAAAAACAATGCAACAATCAATGTCGCAACTCGTATAGAAGAAGATCTACTTGGCGAACGTCAAGTTCCTGCGGATGCTTATTGGGGTATCCATACTTTACGTGCAATTGAAAACTTCAATATTTCAAACACAACAATTTCTGATGTTCCTGAACTTGTACGTGGCATGGTCTTTACCAAAAAAGCAGCAGCAATGGCTAACAAAGAGCTTGGTGCTATTCCTTCAGATATCGGTAATTACATTGTTCAAGCATGTGATCTTATTCTTGAAAGCGGCCGTTGCATGGATCAATTCCCATCAGACGTTTTCCAAGGTGGTGCTGGTACATCTGTAAACATGAACACTAACGAAGTTATCGCTAACCTTGCACTTGAAATCATGGGTGAAGAAAAAGGTCGTTACGACATCGTTAACCCAAATGATCATGTAAACAAATCACAATCTACTAACTGTGCTTACCCTACAGGTTTCCGCGTAGCCGTTTACAACAGCATTATTAGCATGCTTGAAGCATTAGATTACCTAAAAACAGCATTTGATGTTAAAGCAACTGAATTTGCTAGTATTTTAAAAATGGGTCGTACTCAACTTCAAGACGCAGTTCCTATGACTGTCGGTCAAGAATTCCATGCATACAGCGTATTATTAAAAGAAGAAATTAAAAACCTTCAATACACAGCACAACTACTGCTTGAAGTTAACCTTGGTGCAACTGCGATCGGTACAGGTCTAAACGCAGCAACAGGTTACCAACAGTTATCTGTACAACGTCTTGCTGAAATTACAGGTTTACCTGTTGTCGCTGCAGAAGACTTA
This region includes:
- a CDS encoding FxsA family protein, which codes for MFPLLMLLFIVVPMVEIGLFIQVGGLLGLWPTIAIVFFTAVIGASLVRSQGITTLNSVQHKLQQGEVPTQEIVEGMLLVVAGVLLLTPGFMTDVLGIVLLVPLLRGKIAQILIQKVVLQRGFNHFGGGFSHQTHSHDTTDGDVFDGEYERKDDHNNNNSTHRLP
- the groL gene encoding chaperonin GroEL (60 kDa chaperone family; promotes refolding of misfolded polypeptides especially under stressful conditions; forms two stacked rings of heptamers to form a barrel-shaped 14mer; ends can be capped by GroES; misfolded proteins enter the barrel where they are refolded when GroES binds), with the translated sequence MAAKDVKFGNDARIKMLEGVNILADAVKVTLGPKGRNVVLDKSFGAPTITKDGVSVAREIELEDKFQNMGAQMVKEVASQANDAAGDGTTTATVLAQAIIAEGLKAVAAGMNPMDLKRGIDKAVVAAVEELKALSVPCADTKAIAQVGTISANSDTTVGNLIAEAMEKVGRDGVITVEEGQALQDELDVVEGMQFDRGYLSPYFINNQEAGSVDLESPFILLVDKKVSNIRELLPALEGVAKASRPLLIVAEDVEGEALATLVVNNMRGIVKVAAVKAPGFGDRRKAMLQDIAVLTSGTVISEEIGLELEKVQLEDLGQAKRITITKETTTIIDGAGEETMIQGRVAQIRQQIEDATSDYDKEKLQERVAKLAGGVAVIKVGAATEVEMKEKKDRVEDALHATRAAVEEGVVAGGGVALIRAASKVVNLVGDNEEQNVGIRVALRAMEAPLRQIVKNAGDEESVVANNVRAGEGNYGYNAATGEYGDMIDMGILDPTKVTRSALQFAASVAGLMITTEAMITDKASDAPSMPDMGGMGGMGGMGGMM
- a CDS encoding molecular chaperone GroEL, whose protein sequence is MIDFNYAVEMVEDEQAYSMGQVNTNDVPAEALTTYTQLLSQLLQQPEQGKRYAGFGFEGAEKLAFSALQITEHDQIGAGMVYNPDDNGDNFVLIGRVFFSIKESKVSFNMEPNADDVLVQGDVDLRGYIQSFVICFMAAWVALNQEHLPN
- the rimK gene encoding 30S ribosomal protein S6--L-glutamate ligase; this encodes MKIGILSQDANLYSTRRLREACQQRGHEAVIINALRCYMNINSVQPSIHFEGTDLIGFDAIIPRIGSDITFYGCAVLRQFEMMDVFSVNQSIAISRSRDKLRSLQLLSRQGVGMPVTGFASKPDDVLDLIKMVGGAPLVIKLLEGTQGIGVVLAETQKAAESVIEAFMGLKAHIMVQEYIEEAGGADIRCFVIGDKVIASMKRQAAEGEFRSNLHRGGSASLVRITPEERKTAIAAAKAMGLSVAGVDLLRSKRGPLIMEVNSSPGLEGIEAATGKDIAGMIIDYIEKNAGKSRRHLQNQ
- the aspA gene encoding aspartate ammonia-lyase, giving the protein MSQMIDLEKNNATINVATRIEEDLLGERQVPADAYWGIHTLRAIENFNISNTTISDVPELVRGMVFTKKAAAMANKELGAIPSDIGNYIVQACDLILESGRCMDQFPSDVFQGGAGTSVNMNTNEVIANLALEIMGEEKGRYDIVNPNDHVNKSQSTNCAYPTGFRVAVYNSIISMLEALDYLKTAFDVKATEFASILKMGRTQLQDAVPMTVGQEFHAYSVLLKEEIKNLQYTAQLLLEVNLGATAIGTGLNAATGYQQLSVQRLAEITGLPVVAAEDLIEATSDCGAYVMVHGALKRTAVKLSKICNDLRLLSSGPRTGLNEINLPEMQAGSSIMPAKVNPVIPEVVNQVCFKVIGNDTTITFAAEAGQLQLNVMEPVIGQAIFESISLLKNACINLRDKCIEGITVNKEVCENYVFNSIGIVTYLNPFIGHHEGDIVGKICAETGKSVREVVLERGLLTEEQLDDIFSIENLMHPQYKAKRYN
- a CDS encoding MATE family efflux transporter, with amino-acid sequence MATLPKSDKHGLLSAPIPDALRRLTVPMVFGMIAILMFNLVDTFFISRLGTNALAAVSFTFPVTFGLNCITMGMNVGISTSIGRMLGQGDSHSAARITTHGLLLSLLLMIIGSIIGLLTIKPLFTLMGASSELLPIIEQYMTVWYIAIPLLVIPMAGNSAIRATGDAKSPAKIMVIAGVINGLLDPLLIFGYGPFPALGVKGAAIASGISWIFALIASLHLLYNREKLLIFPQWRRLKNDWQQILHIGAPAGLSTALNPLSGALLMAMLASQSTASVAAYGAAMRVESLLVIVMMALSSALMPFMAQNLGAQKPQRAFSALFTAMHFAIGFQLLVFIAMVPLSMPLAALFSKDSVVQNQLWHYLLVVPASYGLQAICMLLISALNALHKTINALCWNLLRLFVLLVPAAWIGSYIYGTEGLFIGITIANIISGIGAYCYALKLRKNTLSSPPLI
- a CDS encoding co-chaperone GroES, producing MNIRPLHDRVIVERQEVESKSAGGIVLTGSAAEKSTRGKILAVGKGRILENGTVQPLDVQVGDVVIFAEGYGTKTEKIDGKEVLIMSENDIMAIVE